One genomic segment of Mycolicibacterium psychrotolerans includes these proteins:
- a CDS encoding radical SAM protein encodes MSDHVPPVPQVIFKIIGACNLVCSYCYQTEYDHKNFRAMRSTKLSVFANCIEAVADHARTLFADRFNLVFQGGEPLLVGLDRFSQYVDTVRLIAARHDLSATLSVQTNGTLLTRPWIEYLRDAHVGVCISIDGPASIHDSRRPRRDGNGSLDTIEQRIADCCSVGLTVSGLMVLSPLASGIETFRYIDRLNIAMLGFIFPAHNYEKTDAGYKQGAYADFLISFFDAWFDSHTDLRVHNFEAAIASAFGKPSSLAGIGNAAADIISFAPDGTVESGDSYGICEYERLEGISPRVGIALASLSNYSQQQSTGGTLPTSAACQCCSVADICGGGLLEHRYSVSRGFDNPSYYCHDLSRFYTHLRTRLREAIA; translated from the coding sequence GTGAGCGATCATGTCCCGCCGGTTCCCCAGGTTATTTTCAAGATAATCGGAGCTTGCAACCTTGTCTGCAGCTACTGCTATCAGACTGAATATGACCATAAGAACTTCCGCGCAATGCGATCGACGAAGTTGAGTGTATTTGCGAACTGTATAGAAGCGGTCGCAGATCACGCTCGAACGTTGTTCGCGGACAGGTTCAATCTAGTCTTTCAAGGCGGAGAACCTCTCCTTGTGGGGCTTGATCGATTTTCCCAGTATGTGGACACCGTGCGCCTGATTGCTGCCCGCCATGACCTATCCGCGACTCTGAGTGTGCAGACGAATGGCACTTTATTGACAAGGCCATGGATCGAATATCTGCGCGACGCTCATGTAGGAGTATGCATTAGCATCGACGGCCCCGCTTCAATTCACGATTCGCGGCGACCGCGACGGGATGGAAACGGTAGCTTGGACACAATTGAACAACGAATAGCAGATTGTTGCAGTGTTGGCTTGACTGTCAGTGGGCTTATGGTGTTGTCGCCGTTGGCTTCCGGTATCGAAACATTCAGATACATCGATCGGTTAAATATCGCCATGCTTGGCTTCATCTTCCCCGCGCATAACTATGAGAAAACTGACGCTGGCTATAAGCAGGGTGCTTACGCCGACTTTCTGATTTCGTTTTTTGACGCATGGTTCGATTCGCACACCGACCTTCGCGTCCACAATTTCGAAGCAGCTATCGCTTCAGCCTTTGGAAAACCGTCGTCCCTTGCAGGAATCGGTAACGCAGCCGCGGACATAATTTCGTTCGCACCGGACGGAACTGTGGAATCAGGCGATTCATATGGCATATGTGAATACGAACGACTTGAAGGCATTTCGCCTCGTGTTGGCATTGCGCTCGCAAGCTTGAGTAACTACAGTCAGCAGCAATCAACCGGCGGAACGCTTCCCACAAGCGCTGCCTGTCAATGCTGCTCAGTTGCGGATATCTGTGGTGGTGGGTTATTGGAACACCGTTACTCCGTCTCACGCGGTTTCGACAACCCATCTTATTACTGCCACGACCTCAGTCGCTTTTACACGCATTTACGCACTCGCCTTCGAGAGGCAATCGCTTGA
- a CDS encoding RiPP maturation radical SAM C-methyltransferase: MQMPWGSAITPSLGLHVLETHLTNECLADVSVYYANLDFYEQLPEAFSTSVLKRHFWDNPCLFWLCDGIFATHAYSDQSVAKASQDALDRTIDRLVADNKDRAVGDNLDQLVEWLSGNIQDVGHVVGTIIPSFLSTLAGQLISGGYDVIGLGTFFNQTSACLSLARMLRLHGYSGLIILGGAGVTDSMARGLIRSFRNLDAVVVGDGELPLGEICRALATQGSAMPLSDQVIWSERRDSQRFEQVKPEPVRRRGERTTTPGIPVLTGDGYERFFKIRSQTRFAGEDVQIPFEISRGCYWVARSKCTFCGIADDFKMKAKTPHVAVPEIVGLAERLDADYLVCADTALPKNHIRVTVPQLAESLKMRRRSFFFEVRVDIPKEELRAFSQLGNVVLQPGIESLSTPLLTHMRKGTSAIQNIQFLRWCRIFGILPYYNILHGFPGEDPTWYVGMKSLMRHVFHLSAPRTATQVMLLRNSPLLREGGQHLGVVKPWDEYRIMYPAVDAESLDDLAYYFNGDFSDIDGEGIKPRADLISTVREWQRADRSGTAFLMRDKVDGGSCAVYDGRMDSAVELTLDSVDAAILDAGDEATDLDGVCEKLERGPERATLSSHVLQRLFDMAGKGLVLEERGKFLDLTIPINIGGRS; this comes from the coding sequence GTGCAAATGCCCTGGGGGAGTGCTATAACGCCATCGTTGGGTCTCCACGTACTCGAAACCCATTTAACGAACGAATGTCTTGCCGACGTGTCGGTATACTACGCGAACCTCGACTTTTACGAACAGCTACCGGAAGCCTTTTCGACGAGCGTACTGAAGCGACACTTCTGGGATAACCCTTGCTTGTTCTGGCTCTGCGATGGCATTTTCGCGACACATGCGTATTCGGACCAGTCAGTCGCCAAGGCCTCACAGGATGCATTAGACAGGACCATTGATCGTCTTGTAGCTGACAATAAGGACAGGGCTGTCGGAGACAATCTTGATCAGCTGGTCGAATGGCTTTCCGGCAATATTCAAGATGTTGGTCATGTTGTCGGAACAATAATTCCAAGCTTCCTAAGTACCTTAGCGGGACAGCTTATTAGCGGCGGATACGATGTCATCGGACTCGGCACCTTCTTCAATCAGACGTCCGCATGTCTTTCGCTTGCAAGAATGTTGCGGCTGCACGGATACAGCGGGTTGATTATTCTTGGCGGTGCCGGTGTCACTGACTCCATGGCGCGCGGCCTAATTCGCTCGTTTCGCAACCTCGATGCTGTGGTCGTAGGGGATGGGGAGCTTCCGCTCGGAGAGATATGTCGTGCGCTAGCGACACAGGGCTCGGCCATGCCGCTGAGTGACCAAGTAATCTGGTCCGAAAGGCGCGATTCTCAGCGTTTTGAACAGGTCAAACCTGAGCCTGTCCGCCGGCGGGGTGAGAGAACAACAACACCCGGCATTCCCGTGCTAACTGGCGATGGTTACGAGAGATTCTTCAAGATTCGGAGCCAAACTCGGTTCGCAGGGGAGGATGTCCAAATACCATTCGAGATTTCGCGAGGATGCTACTGGGTGGCACGATCGAAGTGCACGTTCTGCGGTATCGCGGACGACTTCAAGATGAAGGCGAAGACGCCACACGTCGCAGTCCCTGAGATTGTGGGCTTAGCCGAGCGATTGGATGCCGATTATCTAGTATGTGCTGATACTGCGCTTCCTAAAAATCACATTCGCGTAACCGTGCCGCAACTGGCTGAGTCGCTAAAGATGCGACGACGAAGTTTTTTCTTCGAGGTCCGGGTGGATATTCCAAAAGAAGAGCTGAGAGCGTTCAGTCAACTTGGTAACGTCGTCTTACAACCTGGCATTGAGTCCTTATCGACTCCATTACTTACACACATGCGGAAAGGCACATCGGCTATACAGAACATACAATTTCTGCGCTGGTGCCGAATTTTTGGTATTTTGCCCTATTACAACATCCTGCATGGCTTCCCTGGCGAGGATCCGACCTGGTATGTAGGTATGAAGTCACTCATGCGCCATGTATTTCATCTTTCTGCACCTCGCACAGCCACTCAGGTGATGTTGCTGAGGAATAGTCCGCTCTTGCGAGAGGGCGGGCAGCATCTCGGCGTTGTGAAGCCCTGGGATGAGTACCGGATCATGTACCCAGCCGTCGACGCTGAATCACTCGACGATCTCGCGTATTACTTTAATGGTGACTTCTCTGATATAGATGGCGAAGGCATAAAGCCTCGTGCAGATCTAATTTCCACAGTTCGCGAGTGGCAGCGGGCCGACCGGTCAGGTACCGCTTTTCTTATGCGGGACAAGGTCGATGGTGGATCATGCGCGGTGTACGACGGGCGAATGGATAGCGCGGTAGAACTAACGCTCGATTCGGTTGACGCCGCTATTCTCGATGCCGGCGACGAAGCAACCGACCTCGATGGAGTGTGCGAAAAACTCGAACGGGGGCCCGAGCGTGCAACGCTAAGTTCACACGTCTTGCAGCGCTTATTTGATATGGCCGGGAAAGGTCTGGTCCTGGAGGAGCGTGGCAAGTTCCTTGACCTGACAATCCCGATTAACATTGGAGGGCGGTCGTGA
- the istB gene encoding IS21-like element helper ATPase IstB: MTKSPPLTDAEPIAPPSVPPLAADLDAGLRRLKLAAVRRTAPEVLITAKTQRWTPEEVLRTLIETELAARDASNIVNRLKAAAFPVPKTLESFDVAASSIQLKVFDYLSSLEWIRAQQNLAIIGPAGTGKSHTLIGLGTAAIEAGHKVRYFTAADLVETLYRGLADNTVGKIIESLLRVDLIILDELGFAPLDDTGTQLLFRLVAGAYERRSLAIGSHWPFEQWGRFLPEQTTAVSILDRLLHHATVVITDGDSYRMKDAQHRKEQPTPT, from the coding sequence ATGACCAAGTCCCCACCTTTGACCGACGCCGAACCCATTGCACCACCGTCAGTTCCACCACTGGCCGCCGATCTCGATGCCGGGCTGCGGCGGTTGAAGCTGGCCGCCGTGCGGCGCACCGCACCGGAGGTGTTAATCACCGCCAAGACCCAACGCTGGACCCCCGAGGAAGTCCTGCGCACCCTCATCGAAACCGAGTTGGCGGCCCGCGATGCCTCCAATATCGTCAACCGACTCAAGGCCGCAGCATTCCCCGTGCCCAAGACGTTGGAGAGCTTCGACGTGGCCGCCTCCTCGATCCAGCTCAAGGTGTTCGACTACCTGTCGAGCCTGGAATGGATTCGGGCGCAACAGAACCTGGCGATCATCGGCCCAGCCGGCACTGGAAAGTCCCACACCCTGATCGGGTTGGGGACCGCAGCGATCGAGGCCGGGCACAAGGTGCGCTACTTCACCGCGGCCGACCTCGTCGAGACCCTCTACCGCGGCCTGGCCGACAACACCGTCGGCAAGATCATCGAATCCTTGCTGCGCGTCGATCTGATCATCCTCGACGAGCTCGGCTTCGCTCCGCTCGATGACACCGGCACCCAGTTGTTGTTCCGACTGGTCGCCGGCGCCTACGAACGGCGCTCACTGGCCATCGGGTCGCACTGGCCTTTCGAACAGTGGGGCCGATTCCTGCCCGAGCAGACCACCGCGGTCAGCATCCTCGACCGACTGCTGCACCACGCGACCGTCGTCATCACCGACGGAGACTCCTACCGCATGAAAGACGCCCAACACCGGAAGGAGCAGCCCACACCAACTTAG
- the istA gene encoding IS21 family transposase yields the protein MKSAKDRMDIISAYQQLGSYRAAAEACGTTHRTVKKIVDKFEADQAGVPPPPRAERSHNYDSVADLVAERVAKSHGRISAKRLLPKVRAAGYAGSDRNFRRLVAEAKALWRSTNHRGRRPAVWEPGEYLVIDWAQVAPGLFLFCAVLAFSRWRFVRFATNERASTTLALIAEAMAAIGGVPARVLADRMACLKGGVVANVVVPTPDYVRLAGHYGFAPDFCHASDPQSKGIVENLCGYAQDDLAVPLLTEAAVTGTPFTLRDANAAAEVWCAEVNAATHSEICAVPDERLVAERELLQPLPSLRLQIGAPSVLRKVDRLSCIRYGSARYSVPMRLIGTTVAVVVGHGAICLLEPATGVIVAEHELVSPGGVSILDDHYDGPRPAPSRGPRPKTTVEKQFCDLGADAEAFLVGAAAIGNTRLGAELEILLALGAAHGTDALVSALHRAVAFRRFRAADVRSILAAGTGTPQPRPAGDALILDLPVAPTRSLDAYKIPPVAADGEVTS from the coding sequence TTGAAGTCTGCGAAGGACCGCATGGACATCATTTCTGCCTACCAACAGCTCGGGTCGTATAGGGCCGCCGCCGAGGCGTGCGGTACCACCCACCGCACCGTCAAGAAGATCGTGGATAAGTTCGAGGCCGATCAAGCCGGCGTGCCGCCGCCACCGCGGGCCGAGCGTTCGCATAACTACGATTCGGTGGCCGATCTGGTCGCCGAACGGGTCGCGAAGTCGCACGGTCGGATATCTGCCAAGCGACTGCTCCCGAAAGTCCGAGCCGCCGGATACGCAGGATCTGATCGCAACTTCCGCCGCCTCGTTGCTGAAGCGAAAGCGTTGTGGCGCAGCACCAATCACCGCGGTCGACGACCTGCGGTGTGGGAGCCGGGTGAGTACCTGGTCATCGACTGGGCCCAAGTCGCGCCGGGATTGTTCCTGTTCTGCGCGGTGCTGGCATTCTCCCGGTGGCGCTTCGTGCGCTTCGCCACCAACGAACGCGCCTCGACCACGCTGGCGTTGATCGCCGAAGCCATGGCCGCGATCGGCGGGGTCCCGGCGCGGGTGCTGGCCGACCGGATGGCCTGTCTCAAAGGCGGCGTGGTGGCCAACGTCGTAGTCCCCACCCCGGACTATGTGCGGCTGGCCGGCCACTACGGGTTCGCCCCCGATTTCTGTCACGCCAGCGACCCGCAGTCCAAGGGCATCGTGGAGAACCTGTGCGGGTACGCCCAGGACGATCTGGCCGTGCCACTGTTGACCGAGGCCGCCGTCACCGGCACGCCGTTTACGCTGCGCGATGCCAACGCCGCGGCCGAGGTGTGGTGCGCCGAGGTCAACGCCGCGACCCATTCGGAGATCTGTGCGGTCCCCGACGAGCGACTGGTGGCCGAACGTGAACTACTGCAACCACTGCCGTCCCTGAGGCTGCAGATCGGGGCACCGTCGGTGCTACGTAAGGTCGACCGACTGTCCTGCATCAGGTACGGGTCGGCTCGCTACTCGGTGCCGATGAGGTTGATCGGGACCACGGTGGCCGTGGTCGTCGGCCACGGCGCGATCTGTCTGCTGGAACCCGCGACCGGGGTGATCGTGGCCGAGCACGAACTCGTTTCACCCGGTGGGGTGTCGATCCTCGACGACCACTACGACGGACCCCGGCCGGCGCCCAGTCGCGGGCCGCGCCCGAAGACCACGGTCGAGAAGCAGTTCTGCGATCTCGGCGCCGACGCTGAGGCGTTCCTCGTCGGCGCCGCGGCGATCGGCAACACCCGATTGGGGGCGGAACTGGAGATCTTGCTCGCTTTGGGCGCCGCCCACGGCACCGACGCTCTGGTATCTGCCCTGCACCGGGCGGTGGCGTTCCGACGATTCCGGGCCGCCGACGTGCGCTCCATCCTGGCTGCCGGCACCGGAACACCCCAGCCCCGCCCCGCCGGTGACGCGCTGATCCTGGACCTGCCGGTGGCTCCGACCCGTTCCCTGGACGCCTACAAGATCCCGCCGGTCGCCGCCGACGGTGAGGTGACCTCATGA
- a CDS encoding IS1380 family transposase yields MKGIAAVSRVKVSADGRGVVSHAGMGLLRELADQTGLSAQVTAVLTDTYKGPWVHAPGAVFADLAAAVADGADCIDGIGQLCGDREHLFGPKASTTTMWRLVDHRIDAAHLPKVRAARASARAAAWAAGAAPPAGRPLYIDIDATLVIDDSDNKAQAAPTWKKSFGHHPLLAFLDRPEIAGGEALAGLLRKGNAGSNTAADHITVLEQALASLPAGWRPDAGTDGGPVVVVRCDSAGATHRFAQACRDHGVGFSFGFPVDARVWDAVDTLNLADGWYPAIDSGGEIRDGAWVAEATPLVTLSTWPAGTRLILRKERPHPGAQLRFTDIDGMRVTAFITDTAPGAVPGQLAGLELRHRQHARVEDRIREAKAAGLANLPCHDFQSNAAWLEIVLAAADLVAWAQLIGFTDAPQLARCEINALRYRVLHVAARITRGARRLRLRIDATWRWAGAIATAWQRIRAAFP; encoded by the coding sequence GTGAAGGGTATCGCGGCGGTTTCGCGGGTGAAAGTCTCTGCTGATGGCCGCGGGGTGGTGTCGCACGCCGGGATGGGGCTGCTGCGGGAACTGGCCGACCAGACCGGGTTATCCGCCCAGGTCACGGCGGTGTTGACCGATACCTATAAGGGGCCGTGGGTTCATGCCCCGGGTGCGGTGTTCGCGGATCTGGCCGCCGCGGTGGCCGACGGGGCGGACTGCATCGACGGGATCGGGCAGCTGTGCGGGGATCGCGAGCATCTGTTCGGGCCCAAGGCCTCCACGACAACGATGTGGCGGCTGGTCGACCATCGCATCGACGCCGCGCACCTGCCGAAGGTTCGTGCCGCGCGGGCATCGGCGCGGGCAGCGGCCTGGGCTGCCGGGGCCGCGCCCCCGGCTGGCCGACCCCTATACATCGACATCGACGCGACCCTGGTCATCGACGATTCCGACAACAAGGCGCAGGCGGCCCCGACGTGGAAGAAGTCCTTCGGCCACCACCCGCTGCTGGCGTTTCTGGACCGCCCGGAGATCGCCGGCGGCGAGGCCCTGGCGGGGCTGCTGCGCAAAGGCAACGCCGGGTCCAACACCGCCGCCGACCACATCACGGTCCTGGAGCAGGCGTTGGCCTCGCTGCCAGCCGGGTGGCGCCCTGACGCCGGCACAGACGGTGGGCCGGTGGTGGTAGTGCGCTGCGACTCGGCCGGGGCCACCCACCGATTCGCCCAGGCCTGCCGCGATCACGGGGTCGGGTTCTCCTTCGGGTTTCCCGTCGATGCCCGGGTCTGGGACGCCGTGGACACCCTCAACCTCGCCGATGGCTGGTATCCGGCCATCGACTCCGGCGGCGAGATTCGTGACGGGGCGTGGGTGGCCGAGGCCACGCCCCTGGTCACGCTGTCGACCTGGCCTGCCGGGACCCGGCTGATCCTGCGCAAGGAGCGCCCGCACCCCGGGGCGCAGCTGCGCTTCACCGACATCGACGGCATGCGGGTGACCGCGTTCATCACCGACACCGCCCCCGGTGCCGTGCCCGGACAGCTGGCCGGCCTGGAACTGCGCCACCGCCAGCACGCCCGCGTCGAGGACCGCATCCGCGAGGCCAAAGCCGCCGGCCTGGCCAACCTGCCCTGTCATGACTTTCAGTCCAACGCCGCCTGGCTCGAGATCGTCCTAGCCGCCGCCGATCTGGTTGCCTGGGCCCAACTGATCGGATTCACCGACGCCCCGCAGCTGGCCCGCTGCGAGATCAACGCCTTGCGCTACCGGGTCCTACACGTCGCCGCTCGGATCACCCGAGGAGCTCGCCGACTGCGGCTGCGCATCGACGCCACCTGGCGCTGGGCCGGCGCCATCGCGACCGCCTGGCAGCGCATCCGCGCCGCCTTCCCCTGA
- a CDS encoding IS256 family transposase, producing the protein MMTTLDDVTKKKAEQSAEQQAAVELVRLAQEQGLSLTGPDGLLKQLTKTVLETALNEEMTEHLGYEKHDPPEAGTGNIRNGTRTKTVLTDTTGPVELDVPRDRAATFEPQIVKKRQRRLSGVDEIVLSLYAKGLTTGEISAHFAEIYGASVSKETISRITDKVIEEMNDWSVRPLDETYAAIFIDAIVVKVRDGQVANRPFYAAIGVTLGGERDILGLWAGTGGEGAKFWMSVLTDLRNRGIKDTFFVVCDGLKGLPEVVGNVWPQAIVQTCIIHLLRNTFRLTSRKYWDEIKRDIKPIYTAVNATAARTAFDELAEKWRQRYPAVIRLWGNAWNEFIPFLDYDVEIRWVICSTNAIESLNARYRRAIKARGHFPSEQAALKCLYLVTRSLDPTGAGRARWTMRWKPALNALAITFSDRFPAAETY; encoded by the coding sequence GTGATGACGACACTGGACGATGTGACCAAGAAGAAGGCTGAGCAGTCTGCAGAGCAGCAGGCTGCAGTCGAGCTGGTCCGGCTGGCCCAGGAGCAGGGCCTATCGCTGACCGGGCCTGACGGGCTGCTCAAACAGCTCACCAAAACGGTGCTCGAGACCGCCCTGAATGAGGAGATGACCGAGCACCTCGGCTACGAGAAACACGACCCGCCGGAAGCGGGGACGGGCAACATCCGCAACGGCACCCGCACCAAGACGGTGCTGACCGACACCACCGGCCCGGTCGAACTTGACGTGCCCCGGGATCGCGCCGCGACGTTCGAGCCGCAGATCGTCAAGAAGCGGCAACGCCGCCTGTCCGGGGTCGATGAGATTGTCTTGTCCCTGTACGCCAAAGGGCTTACCACCGGTGAGATCTCGGCGCACTTCGCCGAGATCTACGGGGCGTCGGTGTCCAAGGAGACGATCAGCCGCATCACCGACAAGGTCATCGAGGAGATGAACGATTGGTCGGTGCGGCCCCTGGATGAAACCTACGCTGCGATCTTCATCGACGCGATCGTGGTGAAAGTCCGCGACGGCCAGGTCGCCAACCGGCCGTTCTACGCCGCGATCGGGGTCACCCTGGGAGGGGAACGCGACATCCTTGGCCTGTGGGCCGGCACCGGCGGTGAGGGCGCCAAGTTCTGGATGAGCGTGCTCACCGATCTACGCAACCGCGGTATCAAGGACACCTTCTTCGTCGTCTGCGACGGGCTGAAGGGACTGCCGGAGGTGGTGGGTAACGTGTGGCCGCAAGCGATCGTGCAGACGTGCATCATTCACCTGTTGCGCAACACTTTTCGGCTCACCTCCCGTAAGTACTGGGATGAGATCAAACGCGATATCAAACCGATCTACACCGCGGTCAACGCTACCGCGGCCCGCACGGCGTTCGACGAGTTGGCCGAGAAATGGCGGCAACGCTACCCGGCAGTGATCCGCCTGTGGGGCAACGCCTGGAACGAGTTCATCCCCTTCCTGGACTACGACGTGGAGATCCGGTGGGTGATCTGCTCGACGAATGCGATCGAGTCGCTCAACGCCCGCTACCGCCGCGCGATCAAGGCCCGCGGACACTTCCCCTCCGAGCAGGCCGCCCTGAAATGCCTCTATCTCGTGACACGATCGCTGGACCCGACCGGTGCCGGCAGGGCACGATGGACGATGCGGTGGAAACCTGCCCTGAACGCGTTAGCGATCACCTTCAGCGACCGATTCCCAGCAGCCGAAACCTACTGA